GTTGTTGGATGCCAGTGGTAATGGTCGTCATGCCACGACCGTGAATTTCAATTGGAGTGGTTCTGCTTCCAACTGGATCCGTGCAGGCGGTGTTGCAACCGGAAACGGTTGTAATTCGCCATCTTACACCGTCGCGTATTTCGACCAGGACGAGGATAATTTCGGTCGGAGTGACATGACCGTTGTGTACAATTCGCTTTGCGATGTGCCACCGTCCTATCGTCTGGTTGCAGGTGACTGTGACGACAACAACCCGGCAGTTCATCCGCGGTTGACCCTTCCTGCGGGAGCCATCGCTTTCCTGCCGTTCAATGGAAACGCCCAGGACGAAAGCGGTACCGGTAACAATGGTATTGTTCAAGGCGCGAACCTGACGACCGATCGGTTCGGTCACGCGAACAACGCCTATGAATTCAACGGTTTCTCCTCCTTCATTGAAATTCTCAACGACGGCGACTTCAACGTTTCCGATCTGACATTGGCCGCCTGGATTCGTCCGGATGGCGCAGGCAGTGGAACGGTCGTGAGTAAATCCTTCGGTGTCGGCGGCCTCAGTTCCTTTATCATGAACGCGGATCCCGGCGCCGATCGGCTGGATGTTGTCTATGGCGCTGATCCGGCAAACGACACGGTGGCGGGGTCTCCTCTGCAACAAGGCGTGTGGCAGTTCGTCGCCTTCACCTTCAATGGAAATACCAAGCAGGCTGAACTGTACATCGACGGCGCGCGAGTAGGCACGGTCAATTCTCCGGGCGTCAGCCTTGGCGCCGATGGCAGTTCAGTGGTGTTGGGTGCCGATGTGGCTCCCTTCATGAACAATTTCTTCCAGGGCGCCATCGATGAAGTCATGATCTATGGTCGCGTATTGACATCGGAAGAGATCCTGCGGATCAGTTCCGCGACCCGCGACCCGGGTGAAGTCTGCAACGGCATCGACGACGATTGCAACGGACTTACGGACGAGGGCGATACGACTCCACCGACGATTACCAACGGAAACAATTTGCTGCAATCCTACCGGTTCAATTCCGGATTGCTGGAGGATGTACATGGTAGTACCGGGCGCATGACGTCTAATGGAGGTTCTGTTGGTGGTGATCTTTATTCCTTCGGACAGAACCAGGGACTGTCATTGCGCGGCGGTTTTGATCCGGCTAACTACTCGATCGAACTGCAGTTCACTCCTTTCAACACGGCCGGCTACCGTAAACTGATCGACTTCAAAAACCTTACCCAGGATGCAGGCTTATACATTACCGCTACCGGATTCGATTTCTATACGGTCGGCGGCGGTTCGGAGCCCTTCCTGCAGAATCAGTTGAATCGACTGGTCATCACGCGCGACGGTTCGACGAAGGCGGTGAGCATTTTTGTCAACAACGTTCCAGCGTTCGACTTCATCGATGCCGGTGACGCGGCTGTGTTCTCCTCTCCGGATACCGTAGCGCATTTCTTTATCGACGATAACGGCGGAGTCGAAGCTACCGATGGTACGGTGGATCGCATTCGCATCTTTGGAAGTCCGCTTAACCCGACCCAGGTCGACGCCTTATACAATCCGAATGCGGCGACCAACTTCCAGGAGTACCTGCTATCGGGTCAGTGTTCAACGGCTTCCACGTCCTTCCCCTTCACTGCCGCTGACAATTGTGGCAACGTGAACGTTACCTATGCTTCAATTGATGGTCCTCCATTCTATGTAGGAGCCGTCAACGAAGTCTATACCATCGCGGTCGACGATGCGGGGAATAACTCGTATGCCACCTTCCTCTATACGATCTTTCCGGTCGATACCTGGTATGCCGACAATGACGAAGACGGGTTCGGCGATCCCAATAACGATACCCTGGCCTGTAGTGCACCGATCGGTTATGTAGCCAATAACACCGATTGTAACGATGCTGATCCCGGTTCGCAATCCCTGCGCCCGGTTGTGGTGCACAGCCTTCCTGCCGGAATCCCGAACTGCATCGCCGTTTTGGATACGCTTTCCGTGTTTGAGTACCAGTCCCAGGCATTTGCCAACCAGGTTTTAGGCTTCAGCAGCGAGTTTACCGATGCTGACTGGTCCGCTTCGCGCATCCTCGGTGCTCCGGATGTTTATCCATCTTATGGAGACAATGTGAACGCCTGGGCGCCCTTCGGCCAGGATGCTTCACGCGAGTTCATCGAATTGGGCTTTAACAACAACACGCCCATCAACCTGATCGAGATCTACGAAACCTATACGCCGGGCGCCATTGATACGGTCTCGGTTTGGAATCCATATACCTCGGACTATCAGATCGTGTATACGGCGGCTGCAGGGGCGTTCCCGGAGGTAGCTAACAAACTGCAGATACGATTCCCTGTCACCGCTTTCCCGGTTTCGCGGATCCGGATCGCTATGAATTCGGGTTACGTACACGATTGGAACGAGCTGGATGCCGTTTCCATTGGTATGATCGTCCCCACCAGCTACTCCGCCTACACCTGGAGCACTGGTGCTACGACCCCTTCCATCACTGTCAACACAGCAGGACAGTATAATGTGAGCGTCGCCAACGGGGCATGTGTGGCCAACAGCGGTATTGCGATCCGTAATCAACATTTTCTGGCCGGGCCCTCTTTCGACTGGACCATTTGTCAGGGCGCGTCCGTTGTGTTGGCGGTAGGTGGAGGAGACACGTATAGCTGGAGCACCGGTGAAACGACACAGGCCATCACAGTCTCACCGACCGAGACGACGGTTTACACTGTTGATGGAACGGACGTATACGGATGTTCGATGAGCGATGAGATCACCGTTTATCAGTACGATCCGATCCAGGTCGCATCCATTTCAGTGATTCCCGAGTCTGCACCATCCGCAGACAACGGATCGATCGAAGTCACCGGTGTAACCGGCGGGGTGGCCGGCGGATATACGTACTCGCTGTTCTTCGAAGCGGCATTGGTCGCTTCGAACGGCACCGGATTATTTACGCTTCTGGCTCCAGGGGACTATTATCTTGTTGTCAACGACAACGCCCCTTGCGAATTTTCAACCGCGGTCACCGTACCTCCTGCAACCGTTTGTACGGCAGCCGAGACCCCGACGATCATCCAATATGATCCGATCATTTGTCCCGGCGAAGACCTGTTCCTGACGGTCAACGGCTCTGCCCTGAACGATAATACAGACTGGTACTGGTATGAAGGAAGCTGCGGCGGAACGCCTATCGGAACCGGAGCGAACCTGTATATTCCATTAGCCACCAATACCACCTACTACGTGCGTGGGGAAGGCGGATGTGTTCAGACGGGTGCTTGTGCGTCCATTGCGATAACACCGCTGTCGCCTCCCAACATCAGCTTCAACGTCATCGCCACGGATATCACCTGTAGCGGCGCGGAGGACGGTACCATTTCAATACTGAATGCAACCGGTGGAGCGCCGGGAGTGGATGGCTACACCTATACGGTTTCCGACGGTGAATCCTACTTCTCGAACCACACGGGCTTGTTTACCGGCTTGTGGTCCAGCAGCTACTTCGTACAGGTTACAGACACCTCTGTTTGTGGTTTACAGGACACCGTCGATTATTTCATCAGCGAACCGGATCCGATTGCTATGACCATCAACCTGGCAGCGAACAGTTGCTATGGCCAGGATGTAACGGGATTCATCGCGGTTACGGGCGGTACACTGCCGTATACCGGTGATGGAGCGTTTAACCTGGGCGCATTGGCGCCGACGGATTCAGTACTGGGTTTCCTGGTTTCGGACGCAAACGGTTGTCAGCGGATCGATTCTGCCATATTCAGCCAACCGTCAGCACTCGTACTCGACGGTGTGACCGATTCCACCATCGTTTGTCTGGAATTCTCGACCACGGGAGAACTCACCCTGACCCCGTCCGGCGGAACGGCTCCTTATACGATCACCGGCGATGCAACCACCGGTCTTGTCGACGGGACCTACCACTATACCCTGACCGATAACAACGGTTGTGTGCTGAATAAGACCACCGAGGTGTTCGTCACCAATTGTATCCTGCCCTATTACAACGCGCCGGATTCCGGTAAGGTGAACACCGCGCTCGGGCCGGAGCTCGTGCAGTTGTACAACGATCCGGATTCGATCGGACCTCAAAACAACAACGTCGTATTCCAGTTGGATGGTTTCGGATCCGTCTTCATCGACGTGATCGCGAACATCGGTCAGTACGACGCGTTGCTGAACCTGCTGCAAACACCGCAGTACGGCATGACCGGTATCATCGATAACGGCGACACCACGCTGATCATTACCGGTTATTATCCGATCGACAACCTGCCACTGCTGGATTCCATTCCGTCACTCGTCAACTTTGTCCGTCCGAACTACGCACCCGTAAGCAGTGCCGGCCTGATCAATTCACAAGGCGACCGTGCGATGAAGTCCGATTCGGCGCGTGTGCTCTTTGATCTGGATGGTTCCGGCATCAAAGTGGGTGTGATCTCCGACAGCTACAACAAGCTTTCGGGTAATCCTGCCGGTCTTGATATCAGCAACAAGGATCTTCCCGGACCAGGCAATGCAACCAATCCTACTCCGGTACAGGTGCTATTGGATTATCCGTATGGAGCCGGTCTTGATGAGGGCCGCGCCATGATGCAGATCGTACATGACGTCGCGCCGAAAGCCGAGCTGGCCTTCCGCACCGGTTTCATCAGCGCGGGGGATATGGCTGAAGGTATTGTGGAATTGCAGCAGGCCGGTTGCGACGTCATCGTCGACGACGTTACCTATATCACGGAACCCTACTTCCAGGACGGCCTGGTGTCACGCGCGGTCAACGCGGTACGTGATTCCGGAGTCGCTTACCTGACCTCCGCCGGAAACTTTGGCAGTGTATCCTATGAGGGAATCTTCAATCCGATCAACGCGCCTTCCGGCCTCACCGGAAAGGTGCACGACTTTGGTGGCGGTGATTACCTCCAACTGCTGAACCTGAAGAAAGGCTCATACACGCTGGTGCTTCAGTGGGACGACTCGCTTTATTCACTGAAGCAGTTACCCGGCGCACGCAACGACTTCGACGTTTACCTGACCGACGTGACCGGCACGAAGCTGTTCGGTCTGAACCGGAAGAACAACTGGGGGGACCCGATCGAGGTACTGCCGTTTACGGTATTGTCGAATGTTCAGGCCAACCTGATGATTGTCCGTACCTGGTCCCAGGATACGATCACGCCGATGAAGTTCAAGTACATCGTCTTCCGCGGAGATATGACCATCGCGGAACACCCTGGCGGAAATTCGACCATCATCGGACAGGCCAACGCCGAAGGCGCGATGTCTGTCGGTGCCGTGCGCTACACGCAGACGCCGGTCTTCGGTACACCGACCCCGGTGATCGAAACCTTCTCGTCCGTCGGTGGTACCCCGGTGAAAGGTGTGGTCCGCAACAAGCCTGATTTCTCCGCGCCGAATGGCGTGAACACTTCCGTGAACTTCTTCTCGAAGGATATTGAAAGTGACGGCCTGTACAACTTCTTCGGCACTTCCTGTGCAGCGCCTCACGCTGCCGGAACAGCCGCGCTCCTGATGCAGGCGCGTGAGAAGTTCTATAGCGAGCACATGCTCCCGGATAGCGTTCGCAGCATCCTGCAGCAGACGGCAATCGATATGGGCGATGCCGGATTCGACTACGCTTCGGGTTATGGTTTGATCGACGCGAACGCGGCGATCATGACCTTTGCCGAGCCGAAGCCGTTGATCGACACCGTGGTCGCGACTGATCCGCAAGCGGTGCCGGGGGTAACCGACTTCGAGGTTACTGTTTCGGGTAGTTACTTCTCCGATTCTTCCGTCGTGTATTTCGACGGTCAGCCTTTGCCGACCGATTTCGTCGATCCGACCCACCTGCTGGTCATTGTCCCTGCTTTCACGGGTAACCCCATGTTGCAGGTCTACAATCCGCCGACGGTTCCGAATGTCAACGACGGTGGTTTTTCGAACGGCTACTACTTCTACAACTCGGTGAAGCCGGTCATTACCGTACGTGCCGACAATTCCGTCAAGTACTACGGCGAGAGCCTGCCTGCGTTCACCTCGACGATCCTCGTGGATGGACAGCCGCTGTCTTCAACCAGCCTCTCGCTGACCGATCTTGGCCTCGACGATCTGCAGTATCAGACCATCGCGACGCCGCTGAGCGGAATCGGTTTCTATCAGGTCATGCCGGTCATGGTGCCGCTGGATCTGAACGATCCGGATGATCTCACCATCGATACCAGCTATGAGTTCACGTTTGAGCCGGGTATTCTGAAGATCAACAAGCTTCCGATCACGATTACACCGCGCGATACGACCCTGACGTACGGCGATAAGATCACGGGCATTCAGTTCAAGTATGACTACGATGATTCGAACATCGATCCCGGCTTCCGCGTCGACTTCCTTGATTCCATTCAGGAGACGCACCAGTTGACGATGTCGAATGCGCTGGTGTTGGTCAACCCGCGTGTGGTGACCAACCCACGCGTGGTGACGAACTCGGACTTCGCCAATCTGGCGATGGTCGCGACGGGTCAGGCGATTGCCAACCCGCGTGTGGTAACCAATCCGCGTGTGGTGACCAACACCGTCGTGATCGATACCATGGAGATCATTGACCTTTCGGCCGAATCGGTGTTCAATTACGATAACGATTCCTCGCTTATCATCCTGGAAACGCCGACCGGTGGTCTGCGTTCCCGCGCCATGGCCAATCCGCGTGTGGTCACGAATCCGCGCGTTGTGACCAATCCACGTGTCGTTACCAACGGCGTCCTCGACGCTGATACGACCGCTTTGGATACCGACAACAGCGATAACATCGCCGTTGTCCTTGATGAAGATGACGTCAACCAACCGGACACCGCCACGCAGTTGAAGTCGGTGAACCTGATCACCGGTACCACGCCTGGCAACTGGTTCATCGTCCCCGGCGCCTTCTTCGACGACAATTTCGAAATCAGTTATGGAATCGGTAATCTGACCATCGTTCCGGCGGAGATCACGGTCAAAGCCAAGGACACCACGCTGGATTGTTTCGGCACACCTCCATTCGAAGCGGAAATTTCCGGCTTCCAATATCAGGATGAAGAAGGCGTAGATGCGAATTCGGGGCCGAGTTTCGATTTGCTGGATGACCAGAACCAATCCGTTGCCACCATTACAGCGGGTGGATCGTACACCATCGTACCGAGTGATTACTCCTTTGCCGCGGATTCGAATTACGTGATCGTCTATGAGAACGGTACGCTTCAATTGCCCGACCCGCTCGTGCTGAATGCAAGTGCCGATCCGATCGGTTGTTTTGGCGCAACGACGAGCGTTACGCTGCTGGCTACCGGAGGCAATGGAGGATACCAATATGGTGGAGACGCAATCAGCGGTTTGTCCGAGGGCAGTTACCAATACACAGTCACTGATCTTAAAGGTTGTACGGCAACTGCCGGTGTGACGATCCAGCCTGCTCCGGCTAAGCTGTTGATCTCTGCTACCGTTACACAACCCAATTGTCATGGCGAGACCGGAAGTGTCGTACTCGATGCGACCGGCGGTGTAGGACCTTACACCTATTCGAATACTCCTACGACCGGATTGACCAACGGAACCTATGTGTATGAGGTAACGGATGCGAACGGTTGTACGAACAGTATCGAAGTAGAAATTCAGGCTGCCCCCAGCAACCTCGTCTTGAACGCGTTTACTACGCAACCGGCTTGCTTCGGCGATCTCGGCTCGGTGCTATTGTCGCCGACCGGAGGGGTAGGGCCTTATACGCTTGGATTGGATCCGGTAAGCGATCTTGGCCCGGGTAGTTACCAATACACCGTCACCGACGCGAACGGTTGTGCCGCGGTTGCAACAGCTGTCATCAACCCGGCCCCGGATCCGGTCGTGCTCATTGCCACGCCCGTGAATCCTTCCTGCTTCGGTCAGACCGGCAGCGTACTGCTATCGGCTACCGGTGGTAATGGAACCTACACCTATGGCGGGGATGCTACGACCGGACTTGGCTCCGGTACGTATCAATACACGGTCAGCGATGTTAAGGGTTGCACCGGAAGCGCCAGTGCGCAGATCGTCGTGCCCACCCAGTTGAGCATCAATACTACTTCGACTCCGACCGGTTGTTCCGGTAACACCGGCACTGCAACTGCTGCGCCGAGTGGCGGTACTCCGGGGTACCAGTACCTCTGGACGCCTGGTGGAGGAACGACCGCCACCATCGGCTCACTTGCATCCGGCATCTACCAGGTTACGGTGACCGATGCGAACGGCTGTACCCGTACGGCATCCGTGGCTGTTTCGAGCAGCGGTTCAGCACCGGCTACTCCGGGCGCGATCAGCGGACCTTCGGGCGGTTGTCGCGGCCAGAACGGCGTTGTGTTCAGCGTTCCTGCCGTTGCCGGAGCGACTTCCTATCAGTGGACGCTTGCATCGGGTATGACCGGTACATCGACCGGCAATTCGATCACGGTGAACTTCACCAATAGCTTCAGTGGCGGTTCGATCTGTGTTCGTGCAGTGAACGTTTGCGGTAACAGTCAATATTCCTGCAAGTCCTTGACACGCTTTACTGCGGCTCCCGCCAATGCAGGAACCATCAGCGGACCGGCTACGATCTGTGGTCCGTTGACGGCTACTTACAGCGTGGCGCCTGTTGCGAATGCCACCTCCTACAACTGGACGCTGCTTGCGCCTGGTGCCACGATCGCTTCGGGTCAGGGAACCAATTCGATCACGGTCAACTTCAATTCGAATTATGTAGTTGGTATCCTGGCTGTACAGGCAAGCAATTGCATCGGCAGCGGTTCGTACAGCTTCAAGCTGATCCTGGGCCAGTTGGTGCTTGCGCCGATCTTCACAGCTACTAATAACCCGACGGTCGGCGTGTGCGGCGGTTCGACGAAGACCTACGAGATCTTCAAGTTCCCGAACGCGACCTCCTACACCTGGAGCGCTCCGG
This genomic stretch from Bacteroidota bacterium harbors:
- a CDS encoding S8 family serine peptidase: MNIFSTCERPLRAIRATLFCLGLMAISLISATTANAQDYRSRQSGDWDDLATWEFWNGSGWNPASLIPDHVNCSTLTIMPSHVVTITAYFAHIDQLTIMSDGTLRIVEGNLEVLDGPGTDIQCYGHINVNTGAFFLQHSSIVVDDGGSLDLTSMVNVNGPGTIDIIGGSTASFSSNGDPIILADSLVFSVSASATATLGGTGELQLAGHFTFNLDGAFEIDSDADITTNALVNGQINGTGSFSKQGGIGTTSVGSPNLLFAGSLSVSVHTGVLDMACTITNPGATTSELIVEADATLRGATDFVFTGVNITNNGAIQTDRLILTGENTMNYDGNGTIRHLVMDNHSAYLDFSNALDDLTVTEELELLNGRINMNGGRMVMPATCVLTGGNEGSYVIGRVLRGFYPGSNPRIFPVGDPDTYAPVTIAPDLIGNGDFLVETFAGDHPDVNNSGINEPLSINRTWHVDKLLSNVRTCSVTFQWHPADLDAGVNLQETRGALYNDGLWLRPVIFNRTDSTLTLDELSLFGDFQLGEAPALPGAALAFDGQNDYVQGPVALIPLNDSAYTFSAWAKVNVINGTYATIASQSRGFYLGYGETGEIRVGDSWINTGVQYPTDNAWHNLTVVRAVDNTYLYIDGVLAATAGFVIPSPGPVFDNPIPTFYIGSQFYGNSEVWNGAIDEVRVWNRALCEREVAEVAGCEISGSADGLVAVYNFNQGLAEEPNPTFDNMLLDASGNGRHATTVNFNWSGSASNWIRAGGVATGNGCNSPSYTVAYFDQDEDNFGRSDMTVVYNSLCDVPPSYRLVAGDCDDNNPAVHPRLTLPAGAIAFLPFNGNAQDESGTGNNGIVQGANLTTDRFGHANNAYEFNGFSSFIEILNDGDFNVSDLTLAAWIRPDGAGSGTVVSKSFGVGGLSSFIMNADPGADRLDVVYGADPANDTVAGSPLQQGVWQFVAFTFNGNTKQAELYIDGARVGTVNSPGVSLGADGSSVVLGADVAPFMNNFFQGAIDEVMIYGRVLTSEEILRISSATRDPGEVCNGIDDDCNGLTDEGDTTPPTITNGNNLLQSYRFNSGLLEDVHGSTGRMTSNGGSVGGDLYSFGQNQGLSLRGGFDPANYSIELQFTPFNTAGYRKLIDFKNLTQDAGLYITATGFDFYTVGGGSEPFLQNQLNRLVITRDGSTKAVSIFVNNVPAFDFIDAGDAAVFSSPDTVAHFFIDDNGGVEATDGTVDRIRIFGSPLNPTQVDALYNPNAATNFQEYLLSGQCSTASTSFPFTAADNCGNVNVTYASIDGPPFYVGAVNEVYTIAVDDAGNNSYATFLYTIFPVDTWYADNDEDGFGDPNNDTLACSAPIGYVANNTDCNDADPGSQSLRPVVVHSLPAGIPNCIAVLDTLSVFEYQSQAFANQVLGFSSEFTDADWSASRILGAPDVYPSYGDNVNAWAPFGQDASREFIELGFNNNTPINLIEIYETYTPGAIDTVSVWNPYTSDYQIVYTAAAGAFPEVANKLQIRFPVTAFPVSRIRIAMNSGYVHDWNELDAVSIGMIVPTSYSAYTWSTGATTPSITVNTAGQYNVSVANGACVANSGIAIRNQHFLAGPSFDWTICQGASVVLAVGGGDTYSWSTGETTQAITVSPTETTVYTVDGTDVYGCSMSDEITVYQYDPIQVASISVIPESAPSADNGSIEVTGVTGGVAGGYTYSLFFEAALVASNGTGLFTLLAPGDYYLVVNDNAPCEFSTAVTVPPATVCTAAETPTIIQYDPIICPGEDLFLTVNGSALNDNTDWYWYEGSCGGTPIGTGANLYIPLATNTTYYVRGEGGCVQTGACASIAITPLSPPNISFNVIATDITCSGAEDGTISILNATGGAPGVDGYTYTVSDGESYFSNHTGLFTGLWSSSYFVQVTDTSVCGLQDTVDYFISEPDPIAMTINLAANSCYGQDVTGFIAVTGGTLPYTGDGAFNLGALAPTDSVLGFLVSDANGCQRIDSAIFSQPSALVLDGVTDSTIVCLEFSTTGELTLTPSGGTAPYTITGDATTGLVDGTYHYTLTDNNGCVLNKTTEVFVTNCILPYYNAPDSGKVNTALGPELVQLYNDPDSIGPQNNNVVFQLDGFGSVFIDVIANIGQYDALLNLLQTPQYGMTGIIDNGDTTLIITGYYPIDNLPLLDSIPSLVNFVRPNYAPVSSAGLINSQGDRAMKSDSARVLFDLDGSGIKVGVISDSYNKLSGNPAGLDISNKDLPGPGNATNPTPVQVLLDYPYGAGLDEGRAMMQIVHDVAPKAELAFRTGFISAGDMAEGIVELQQAGCDVIVDDVTYITEPYFQDGLVSRAVNAVRDSGVAYLTSAGNFGSVSYEGIFNPINAPSGLTGKVHDFGGGDYLQLLNLKKGSYTLVLQWDDSLYSLKQLPGARNDFDVYLTDVTGTKLFGLNRKNNWGDPIEVLPFTVLSNVQANLMIVRTWSQDTITPMKFKYIVFRGDMTIAEHPGGNSTIIGQANAEGAMSVGAVRYTQTPVFGTPTPVIETFSSVGGTPVKGVVRNKPDFSAPNGVNTSVNFFSKDIESDGLYNFFGTSCAAPHAAGTAALLMQAREKFYSEHMLPDSVRSILQQTAIDMGDAGFDYASGYGLIDANAAIMTFAEPKPLIDTVVATDPQAVPGVTDFEVTVSGSYFSDSSVVYFDGQPLPTDFVDPTHLLVIVPAFTGNPMLQVYNPPTVPNVNDGGFSNGYYFYNSVKPVITVRADNSVKYYGESLPAFTSTILVDGQPLSSTSLSLTDLGLDDLQYQTIATPLSGIGFYQVMPVMVPLDLNDPDDLTIDTSYEFTFEPGILKINKLPITITPRDTTLTYGDKITGIQFKYDYDDSNIDPGFRVDFLDSIQETHQLTMSNALVLVNPRVVTNPRVVTNSDFANLAMVATGQAIANPRVVTNPRVVTNTVVIDTMEIIDLSAESVFNYDNDSSLIILETPTGGLRSRAMANPRVVTNPRVVTNPRVVTNGVLDADTTALDTDNSDNIAVVLDEDDVNQPDTATQLKSVNLITGTTPGNWFIVPGAFFDDNFEISYGIGNLTIVPAEITVKAKDTTLDCFGTPPFEAEISGFQYQDEEGVDANSGPSFDLLDDQNQSVATITAGGSYTIVPSDYSFAADSNYVIVYENGTLQLPDPLVLNASADPIGCFGATTSVTLLATGGNGGYQYGGDAISGLSEGSYQYTVTDLKGCTATAGVTIQPAPAKLLISATVTQPNCHGETGSVVLDATGGVGPYTYSNTPTTGLTNGTYVYEVTDANGCTNSIEVEIQAAPSNLVLNAFTTQPACFGDLGSVLLSPTGGVGPYTLGLDPVSDLGPGSYQYTVTDANGCAAVATAVINPAPDPVVLIATPVNPSCFGQTGSVLLSATGGNGTYTYGGDATTGLGSGTYQYTVSDVKGCTGSASAQIVVPTQLSINTTSTPTGCSGNTGTATAAPSGGTPGYQYLWTPGGGTTATIGSLASGIYQVTVTDANGCTRTASVAVSSSGSAPATPGAISGPSGGCRGQNGVVFSVPAVAGATSYQWTLASGMTGTSTGNSITVNFTNSFSGGSICVRAVNVCGNSQYSCKSLTRFTAAPANAGTISGPATICGPLTATYSVAPVANATSYNWTLLAPGATIASGQGTNSITVNFNSNYVVGILAVQASNCIGSGSYSFKLILGQLVLAPIFTATNNPTVGVCGGSTKTYEIFKFPNATSYTWSAPAGSVITSSLGQSGNPLTVDSTVGKVSIKFPSGFSSGTVSVYATNACGNSPVASLSVRSTPLAPSTISGPTAGVCRLSNQTYSISAVTGATSYTWTVPSGATITNNSGTSIRVTFGNSFTGSGNITVKANNACGSSAVTSLLVKAAPAQPSAISGPATVCKSQTSVSYSVPAVANTSSYTWTISGGATFVGSSSGRTVTVRFTGATSTTVTLTARANNTCGSSTTASMNVTVNFGCRTVGDELIETDEPILAYPNPTRGVLHLNFLSTSEQRQHLMVADLTGRVLQEQDVQVKEGENFLELDLTGYARGAYLVTFLREDAAAKTLRILVE